One Streptococcus sp. DTU_2020_1001019_1_SI_AUS_MUR_006 DNA window includes the following coding sequences:
- the abc-f gene encoding ribosomal protection-like ABC-F family protein, with product MSILEVKNLSHGFGDRAIFEDVSFRLLKGEHIGLVGANGEGKSTFMSIVTGKMLPDEGKVEWSKYVTAGYLDQHAVLKEGQTVRDVLRTAFDELFKAEARINELYMEMAEEGADIDALMEEVGELQDRLESRDFYTLDAKIDEVARALGVMDYGMDTDVTALSGGQRTKVLLAKLLLEKPDILLLDEPTNYLDAEHIDWLKRYLQNYENAFVLISHDIPFLNDVINIVYHVENQQLTRYSGDYYQFQEVYAMKKSQLEAAYERQQKEIADLKDFVARNKARVATRNMAMSRQKKLDKMDIIELQSEKPKPSFDFKPARTPGRFIFQAKDLQIGYDRPLTKPLNLTFERNQKVAIIGANGIGKTTLLKSLLGIIPPIAGEVERGDYLELGYFEQEVEGGNRQTPLEAVWNAFPALNQAEVRAALARCGLTTKHIESQIQVLSGGEQAKVRFCLLMNRENNVLVLDEPTNHLDVDAKGELKRALKEYKGSILMVCHEPDFYEGWMDQIWDFNNLT from the coding sequence ATGAGTATCTTAGAAGTTAAAAATTTGAGTCACGGTTTTGGTGACCGTGCGATTTTTGAAGATGTATCTTTCCGTCTCCTCAAAGGTGAACACATCGGATTAGTTGGTGCTAACGGTGAAGGAAAATCAACCTTCATGAGCATCGTAACTGGTAAAATGTTACCTGATGAAGGTAAGGTGGAATGGTCTAAATATGTGACAGCAGGCTACCTTGACCAGCACGCTGTGTTAAAAGAAGGCCAAACCGTGCGTGATGTCCTTCGTACTGCTTTTGATGAGTTATTTAAGGCAGAAGCACGTATCAATGAACTCTACATGGAAATGGCAGAAGAGGGAGCTGATATTGATGCATTGATGGAAGAAGTTGGCGAACTCCAAGACCGTTTGGAAAGTCGTGATTTCTATACATTAGATGCTAAGATTGACGAAGTAGCGCGGGCCCTTGGTGTCATGGATTATGGTATGGATACAGACGTAACAGCCTTGTCAGGTGGACAAAGAACCAAGGTGCTTTTGGCCAAACTTCTTCTTGAAAAGCCAGATATCTTGTTGCTTGACGAGCCAACTAACTATTTGGATGCTGAGCATATCGACTGGCTTAAGCGCTATCTGCAGAACTATGAAAATGCATTTGTTCTTATCTCTCACGATATTCCATTCCTCAACGATGTGATCAATATTGTCTATCATGTAGAGAATCAACAGTTGACACGCTACTCTGGCGATTACTACCAGTTCCAAGAAGTCTATGCAATGAAGAAATCGCAGCTAGAGGCAGCCTATGAACGTCAACAGAAGGAAATTGCTGACCTCAAGGATTTCGTAGCCCGTAATAAGGCGCGTGTTGCAACACGAAACATGGCCATGTCCCGCCAGAAGAAATTGGATAAGATGGATATCATCGAGCTTCAAAGTGAGAAGCCAAAGCCTTCCTTTGATTTTAAACCAGCTCGTACACCTGGACGCTTTATCTTCCAAGCTAAGGACTTGCAGATTGGTTACGACCGCCCACTTACAAAACCATTAAATCTTACCTTTGAGCGTAATCAAAAGGTTGCCATCATCGGTGCCAATGGTATCGGGAAAACAACCCTCTTGAAGAGTCTTTTAGGAATTATCCCACCCATTGCTGGGGAAGTTGAACGTGGAGATTACCTGGAACTTGGCTACTTTGAACAAGAAGTGGAAGGAGGCAATCGTCAAACACCACTCGAAGCTGTCTGGAACGCCTTTCCAGCGCTCAACCAAGCAGAAGTCCGTGCAGCCCTTGCCCGTTGTGGTTTGACCACCAAGCATATTGAAAGCCAAATTCAGGTCTTGTCAGGTGGGGAACAAGCCAAGGTTCGTTTCTGTCTCTTGATGAATCGTGAAAACAACGTTTTAGTGCTGGACGAACCTACCAACCACTTGGATGTGGATGCTAAGGGTGAGCTCAAACGAGCTCTAAAAGAGTATAAGGGATCTATCCTTATGGTTTGCCACGAACCAGACTTCTATGAAGGCTGGATGGATCAAATCTGGGATTTTAACAACTTAACTTAA
- a CDS encoding peptidylprolyl isomerase — translation MKKIVTLLLISTFALAGCSSIQRSLRGDDYVDSSLAVEESSKAAAQSAKDLKDALTNENANFPQLSKEVAEDEAEVILHTSQGDIRIKLFPKLAPLAVENFLTHAKEGYYNGVTFHRVIDGFMVQTGDPKGDGTGGESIWHDKDKTKDHGTGFKSEISPYLYNIRGSLSMANTGQPNSNGSQFFINQNTTDISAKLPTSSYPKKIIEAYKEGGNPSLDGKHPVFGQVIDGMDVVDKIAKAEKDEKDKPTTAITIDSIEIVKDYDFKS, via the coding sequence ATGAAAAAAATAGTAACACTTCTATTAATCTCAACTTTTGCCCTTGCTGGATGTAGCAGTATCCAACGTAGTCTGCGAGGGGATGACTATGTAGATTCTAGCTTGGCTGTCGAAGAAAGTTCCAAAGCAGCTGCCCAATCTGCCAAGGATCTTAAAGACGCCTTGACAAATGAAAATGCCAATTTCCCACAACTATCTAAAGAAGTTGCTGAAGACGAGGCTGAAGTCATTCTCCATACAAGTCAAGGAGATATCCGCATCAAACTCTTTCCAAAGCTAGCCCCTCTTGCGGTTGAAAATTTCCTAACTCACGCTAAGGAAGGCTACTACAATGGCGTTACCTTCCACCGAGTGATTGATGGCTTTATGGTTCAGACTGGTGATCCAAAAGGAGATGGTACAGGTGGCGAATCCATCTGGCACGATAAGGACAAGACTAAAGACCATGGAACTGGTTTCAAGAGCGAAATCTCTCCATATCTCTATAACATCCGTGGTTCTCTCTCCATGGCTAATACTGGCCAACCAAATTCCAATGGTAGCCAGTTCTTCATCAACCAAAATACAACAGACATTTCTGCCAAACTTCCTACAAGTAGCTATCCAAAGAAAATTATCGAAGCCTACAAAGAAGGTGGGAACCCTAGTCTAGACGGAAAACATCCTGTCTTTGGTCAAGTCATCGACGGTATGGATGTTGTTGACAAGATTGCCAAGGCTGAAAAAGACGAAAAAGACAAACCAACTACTGCTATCACTATCGACAGTATCGAAATTGTTAAGGACTACGATTTTAAATCTTAA
- the rpsP gene encoding 30S ribosomal protein S16: MAVKIRLTRMGSKKKPFYRINVADSRSPRDGRFIETVGTYNPLVAENQVTLKEDRVLAWLADGAQPSDTVRNILSKEGVLKKFHDSKFSK, encoded by the coding sequence ATGGCAGTTAAAATCCGTTTGACTCGTATGGGTTCTAAGAAAAAACCTTTCTACCGTATTAACGTAGCAGATTCACGTTCACCACGTGACGGACGTTTCATCGAAACAGTTGGAACTTACAATCCACTTGTTGCTGAAAACCAAGTAACTTTGAAAGAAGACCGCGTTCTTGCATGGTTGGCTGATGGAGCTCAACCTTCAGATACAGTACGTAACATCCTTTCAAAAGAAGGCGTATTGAAGAAATTCCACGATTCTAAATTCTCTAAATAA
- the kphA gene encoding RNA-binding protein KphA, translated as MDTIENLIIAIVKPLISQPDALTIKIEDTPEFLEYHLDLDQSDVGRVIGRKGRTISAIRTIVYSVPTEDKKVRIVIDEK; from the coding sequence ATGGATACGATTGAAAATCTCATTATTGCAATTGTGAAACCTTTGATTTCACAACCAGATGCCTTAACTATCAAGATTGAAGATACACCAGAATTTTTGGAGTATCATTTGGATCTTGACCAAAGCGATGTGGGTCGTGTGATTGGTCGTAAGGGTCGCACTATCTCTGCGATAAGAACGATTGTCTACTCTGTCCCAACTGAAGACAAAAAAGTAAGAATCGTTATTGACGAAAAATAA
- a CDS encoding MazG nucleotide pyrophosphohydrolase domain-containing protein, protein MKDLTFRQLQDYLLEHYQQSRTEEGLFIKLVEEVGEVAEVLNGRSGRKEGVQDSNEELAKELADIIHYTVAIAAINDIDLTKTIFEKDKKAAIKYQHERDLEGYLEAEGQN, encoded by the coding sequence ATGAAGGATTTAACGTTTAGACAATTACAAGACTACTTACTCGAACATTACCAGCAGTCTCGGACTGAGGAAGGTCTTTTTATCAAATTGGTAGAAGAAGTTGGTGAAGTAGCTGAAGTTTTAAATGGACGCTCTGGTCGAAAAGAGGGTGTTCAAGACTCGAACGAGGAACTTGCTAAAGAACTTGCTGATATCATTCACTACACCGTCGCAATTGCAGCCATCAACGACATTGATCTAACCAAGACCATTTTTGAAAAAGATAAAAAGGCAGCTATCAAATATCAGCATGAACGAGATTTGGAAGGATATTTAGAAGCCGAAGGTCAGAACTAG
- the rimM gene encoding ribosome maturation factor RimM (Essential for efficient processing of 16S rRNA) — MNYFNVGKIVNTQGLQGEMRVLSVTDFSEERFKKGAELALFDEKDQFVKTVTIASHRKHKNFDIIKFKDMYHINAIEKYKGYSLKVAEENLNDLDDGEFYYHEIIGLEVYEGDNLIGTIKEILQPGANDVWVVKRKGKRDLLLPYIPPVVLNVDIPNNRVDVELLEGLDDED, encoded by the coding sequence ATGAACTATTTTAACGTTGGAAAAATCGTCAATACACAAGGTTTACAAGGTGAGATGAGAGTCTTATCTGTGACGGATTTTTCGGAAGAACGCTTTAAAAAAGGTGCAGAGCTGGCCTTATTTGATGAGAAGGATCAATTTGTTAAAACAGTGACTATCGCAAGTCACCGTAAGCATAAAAACTTTGATATCATCAAATTTAAGGATATGTACCATATCAATGCTATTGAAAAGTACAAGGGATACAGTCTTAAGGTTGCTGAGGAAAATTTGAATGACCTAGACGATGGTGAATTTTATTATCACGAGATTATCGGTTTGGAAGTCTATGAGGGTGATAACTTGATTGGAACCATCAAAGAAATCCTGCAACCAGGTGCTAACGATGTCTGGGTGGTCAAGAGAAAAGGCAAGCGTGATTTGTTATTGCCTTATATCCCACCAGTTGTCCTCAATGTTGATATTCCAAATAATCGTGTGGATGTAGAACTCTTGGAAGGGTTAGACGATGAAGATTGA
- the trmD gene encoding tRNA (guanosine(37)-N1)-methyltransferase TrmD, translating to MKIDILTLFPEMFSPLEHSIVGKAREKGLLDIQYHNFREYAEKARHVDDEPYGGGQGMLLRAQPIFDAFDAIEKQNPRVILLDPAGKQFDQAYAEDLAQEEELIFICGHYEGYDERIKTLVTDEISLGDYVLTGGELAAMTMIDATVRLIPEVIGKETSHQDDSFSSGLLEYPQYTRPYDYRGMVVPEVLMSGHHEKIRQWRLYESLKKTYERRPDLLEHYELTAEEAKMLADIKENTN from the coding sequence ATGAAGATTGATATTTTAACCCTCTTTCCAGAGATGTTCTCGCCTCTAGAACATTCCATCGTTGGGAAAGCTCGTGAGAAGGGACTTCTTGACATCCAGTATCACAATTTTCGTGAATATGCTGAAAAGGCCCGTCATGTGGATGATGAGCCATATGGCGGGGGTCAAGGGATGTTGCTACGTGCGCAGCCAATCTTTGATGCCTTTGATGCCATTGAAAAGCAGAATCCGCGCGTGATTCTTTTGGATCCTGCTGGTAAGCAGTTTGATCAAGCCTATGCTGAAGATTTAGCCCAAGAAGAAGAACTCATCTTTATCTGTGGTCACTACGAGGGCTATGATGAACGCATTAAGACCTTGGTAACAGATGAGATTTCTCTTGGTGATTATGTTCTAACTGGTGGAGAACTGGCAGCAATGACCATGATTGATGCGACGGTTCGCTTGATACCAGAAGTAATTGGGAAGGAAACCAGTCACCAAGATGATAGCTTCTCATCTGGGCTCCTCGAATATCCTCAGTACACACGTCCTTATGACTATCGTGGCATGGTGGTTCCAGAAGTGCTTATGAGTGGGCATCATGAGAAGATTCGTCAATGGCGTCTCTATGAAAGTCTCAAAAAAACTTATGAGCGTAGACCAGATTTGTTGGAACATTACGAATTAACAGCAGAAGAAGCCAAAATGTTAGCAGACATTAAAGAAAATACAAACTAA
- a CDS encoding ATP cone domain-containing protein, with protein MQVIKRDGQVADFDPDKIYQAILKAAQTVYVLTDDLRQNLAQVTKKVVLDLEEAKVERATISMIQSMVEHRLLGAGYITIAEHYISYRLQRDLERSGYGEHIAVHLHFEQIR; from the coding sequence ATGCAAGTCATTAAACGTGATGGACAAGTTGCCGACTTTGATCCAGATAAAATCTATCAAGCCATTCTCAAAGCTGCTCAAACAGTTTATGTTTTGACAGATGATTTACGTCAAAATCTAGCTCAAGTAACTAAAAAGGTTGTCTTGGATCTAGAAGAAGCAAAAGTGGAGCGTGCGACAATCAGCATGATTCAATCAATGGTTGAGCATCGCTTGCTTGGCGCAGGCTACATTACCATTGCTGAACACTATATCTCTTACCGTTTGCAACGTGATTTAGAGAGAAGTGGTTACGGAGAACACATTGCTGTTCACCTTCATTTTGAACAAATCCGTTAA
- a CDS encoding YdbC family protein — MAEFTFEIEEHLLTLSENEKGWTKEINRVSFNGAPAKFDIRAWSPDHTKMGKGITLSNEEFQVMVDAFKNQ, encoded by the coding sequence ATGGCAGAATTTACATTTGAAATCGAGGAACACTTACTTACGCTCTCAGAGAATGAAAAAGGTTGGACTAAGGAAATCAATCGTGTCAGCTTTAACGGAGCACCAGCAAAGTTTGACATTCGTGCTTGGAGTCCAGACCACACTAAGATGGGGAAAGGAATCACCCTCTCAAACGAAGAGTTTCAAGTGATGGTCGATGCCTTCAAAAATCAATAA
- a CDS encoding biotin transporter BioY has product MKKAHIYAIPAIGAALIAVLAQISIPIGPVPFTLQNFAIGLIATVFRPREAVLSVGLYLLLGAIGLPVFASGGAGFHVLVGPSAGYLWFDLVYAGLASYLTHTNSSVVRIFLANLLGDSLVFVGGILSLHFLAGMPIDKALAVGVIPFIIPDLAKIIAISFIGRPLLQRLSSQPYFSHK; this is encoded by the coding sequence ATGAAAAAAGCACATATTTACGCTATTCCAGCTATCGGGGCTGCTCTGATTGCAGTATTAGCCCAAATTAGTATCCCAATTGGACCTGTACCATTTACTCTGCAAAACTTTGCTATCGGTCTCATTGCTACTGTTTTTCGACCAAGGGAAGCTGTTCTCTCTGTTGGACTCTATCTCTTACTGGGTGCCATTGGACTTCCTGTCTTTGCTAGCGGCGGAGCTGGTTTCCACGTTTTAGTAGGACCAAGTGCTGGTTATCTATGGTTTGACCTTGTCTATGCTGGGCTTGCTTCCTATCTGACTCATACGAATAGCAGTGTTGTACGTATTTTCCTAGCCAATCTCTTAGGGGATTCCCTTGTCTTTGTCGGTGGTATTCTCAGCCTCCACTTCCTTGCTGGTATGCCTATTGACAAGGCTCTCGCTGTCGGTGTCATTCCCTTTATCATTCCTGATCTTGCAAAAATTATTGCTATTAGTTTTATCGGACGACCACTCCTTCAACGACTTAGTAGTCAACCCTACTTTTCACATAAATAA
- the gor gene encoding glutathione-disulfide reductase — translation MREYDIIAIGGGSGGIATMNRAGEHGAKAAVIEEKKLGGTCVNLGCVPKKIMWYGAQIAESIHKYGPDYGFTSTGNEFDYARLRKNREAYIDRARSSYGGSFKRNGVDLIEGRAEFVDAHTVSVNGDLIRAKHIVIATGAHPHIPAIPGAELGGSSDDVFAWEELPESVAILGAGYIAVELAGVLHTLDVQTDLFVRRERPLRGFDSYIVESLVQEMENTGLNLHTHKVPAKLEETEQGITIHFEDGSTHTASQVIWATGRRPNVEGLQLEKAGVTLNERGFIQVDEYQNTVVDGIYALGDVTGEKELTPVAIKAGRTLSERLFNGKTNAKMDYTTIPTVVFSHPAIGTVGLTEEEAIKEYGQENIKVYTSKFASMYSAVTSHRQEARFKLVTAGADEKVVGLHGIGYGVDEMIQGFAVAIKMGATKADFDATVAIHPTGSEEFVTMR, via the coding sequence TGGAACTTGTGTAAATTTGGGCTGTGTTCCCAAGAAAATCATGTGGTATGGAGCACAAATTGCAGAGAGTATCCACAAATATGGACCTGACTATGGTTTCACGAGCACTGGGAATGAATTTGATTACGCAAGGCTTCGTAAGAATCGTGAAGCCTATATTGACCGTGCTCGTTCTTCTTATGGTGGAAGCTTTAAGCGTAACGGAGTTGATTTGATTGAAGGACGCGCCGAGTTCGTTGACGCTCATACAGTCAGTGTCAATGGTGATTTGATCCGTGCTAAGCACATCGTCATTGCAACTGGGGCCCATCCTCATATTCCTGCCATTCCTGGTGCGGAACTAGGTGGTAGTTCTGATGATGTCTTTGCTTGGGAAGAGTTGCCTGAATCTGTAGCCATTCTTGGGGCAGGTTACATTGCTGTCGAATTAGCTGGCGTGCTCCATACTCTTGATGTACAGACTGATTTATTCGTCCGTCGCGAGCGTCCACTTCGTGGATTTGATAGCTATATTGTTGAGAGCTTGGTTCAAGAAATGGAAAATACTGGATTAAACCTCCACACCCATAAGGTTCCTGCTAAACTTGAAGAAACTGAACAAGGCATTACCATTCATTTCGAAGATGGTAGTACTCATACTGCCAGTCAAGTTATCTGGGCAACTGGCCGCCGTCCAAACGTTGAAGGACTCCAGCTAGAAAAGGCAGGCGTTACTCTCAATGAACGTGGTTTCATCCAAGTTGACGAATACCAAAACACAGTCGTTGATGGTATCTACGCTCTTGGCGATGTGACAGGTGAAAAAGAACTGACTCCTGTTGCTATCAAGGCTGGACGTACCCTATCCGAAAGACTTTTCAACGGTAAAACCAATGCCAAAATGGACTACACTACTATTCCAACTGTTGTCTTCTCACACCCAGCTATCGGAACTGTCGGTCTGACTGAGGAAGAAGCTATCAAAGAGTATGGACAAGAAAACATTAAAGTCTATACTTCAAAATTTGCTTCTATGTATTCAGCAGTTACCAGCCACCGTCAAGAAGCTCGCTTCAAGCTCGTTACAGCAGGTGCAGATGAAAAGGTCGTTGGCCTTCATGGCATCGGCTACGGCGTTGATGAAATGATTCAAGGTTTTGCAGTAGCAATCAAGATGGGAGCTACAAAAGCTGACTTTGATGCGACAGTCGCTATCCATCCAACTGGCTCAGAAGAGTTTGTGACTATGCGTTAA